A single Arachnia propionica DNA region contains:
- the typA gene encoding translational GTPase TypA, producing MPIRHDLRNVAIVAHVDHGKTTLVDAMLWQSGAFREGADVNKRVMDSMDLEREKGITILAKNTAVRHRMPDGREVTVNIIDTPGHADFGGEVERGLEMVDGVVLLVDASEGPLPQTRFVLRKALAKKLPLIVVVNKVDRSDARISAVVDETYDLFMDLLDDDASDALDFPIVYASAKAGRASLNQPADSEMPDSPNLEPLFETILEHVPAPSYEEDATLQAHVTNLDASPYLGRLALCRVVAGELKRGQQVAWCRHDGSVQNVKLTELLVTEALERVPAESAGPGDIVAIAGIPEITIGETLSDPDDPKPLPLIHVDEPSISMTIGINTSPLAGKSGKHLTARLVKARLEQELIGNVSIRVKPTDRPDTWEVQGRGELQLAVLVEMMRREGFELTVGKPQVVTKIIDGKVHEPVERLTIDAPEEFVGVTTQLMGLRRGRMEQMVNHGTGWVRMEFLVPARGLIGFRTEFLTETRGTGIMNHVAEGYEPWAGDFRTRPTSSLVADRTGVVTSYALFNLQERGTLFVGPGAEVYEGMIVGENPRPEDMDVNPTKEKKLTNVRSSTGEELERLIPPRLMSMEQQLEFCAADECLEVTPAVVRIRKVVLGQKDRARLKRS from the coding sequence ATGCCCATCCGTCACGACCTGCGCAACGTTGCGATCGTCGCCCACGTCGACCACGGGAAGACGACGCTCGTCGACGCCATGCTGTGGCAGTCGGGCGCCTTCCGGGAGGGCGCCGACGTCAACAAGCGGGTCATGGACTCCATGGATCTGGAACGCGAGAAGGGCATCACGATCCTGGCGAAGAACACCGCCGTTCGGCACCGGATGCCCGACGGCCGGGAGGTGACCGTCAACATCATCGACACCCCCGGTCACGCCGACTTCGGCGGTGAGGTGGAGCGGGGCCTGGAGATGGTCGACGGCGTGGTGCTGCTGGTCGACGCCTCCGAGGGGCCGCTGCCGCAGACCCGGTTCGTGCTGCGCAAGGCCCTGGCTAAGAAGCTGCCGCTGATCGTCGTGGTCAACAAGGTGGACCGTTCCGACGCCCGGATCTCCGCGGTGGTGGACGAGACCTACGACCTGTTCATGGACCTGCTCGACGACGACGCCTCCGACGCGCTGGACTTCCCGATCGTCTACGCCTCCGCGAAGGCGGGGCGCGCATCCCTGAACCAGCCCGCCGACTCCGAGATGCCGGACTCGCCGAACCTGGAACCGCTGTTCGAGACGATCCTGGAGCACGTGCCCGCCCCCTCCTACGAGGAGGACGCCACCCTCCAGGCGCACGTGACGAACCTGGACGCCTCCCCCTACCTGGGCAGGTTGGCGCTGTGCCGGGTGGTGGCGGGTGAGCTGAAACGCGGCCAGCAGGTGGCGTGGTGCCGCCACGACGGCAGCGTCCAGAACGTGAAACTCACCGAGCTGCTGGTCACCGAGGCCCTGGAGCGCGTCCCGGCCGAGTCCGCGGGCCCCGGCGACATCGTCGCCATCGCCGGCATCCCGGAGATCACCATCGGAGAGACCCTCTCCGATCCTGATGACCCGAAACCGCTGCCGCTGATCCACGTCGACGAACCGTCGATTTCCATGACCATCGGCATCAACACTTCCCCGCTGGCGGGCAAGTCGGGCAAGCACCTGACCGCGCGGCTGGTGAAGGCCCGGCTGGAGCAGGAACTGATCGGCAACGTCTCGATCCGGGTGAAACCGACCGACCGTCCCGACACTTGGGAGGTGCAGGGCCGTGGCGAGCTGCAGCTGGCGGTGCTGGTGGAGATGATGAGGCGCGAGGGTTTCGAACTGACCGTCGGCAAACCGCAGGTGGTGACGAAGATCATCGACGGGAAGGTACACGAACCGGTCGAGCGCCTCACGATCGACGCCCCCGAGGAGTTCGTAGGCGTGACCACCCAGCTGATGGGGTTGCGTCGCGGCCGCATGGAGCAGATGGTCAACCACGGCACCGGCTGGGTGCGGATGGAGTTCCTGGTTCCGGCTCGCGGCCTGATCGGGTTCCGCACCGAGTTCCTGACCGAGACCCGCGGCACCGGGATCATGAACCACGTCGCGGAGGGCTACGAACCGTGGGCCGGGGATTTCCGTACCCGCCCGACGAGTTCCCTGGTGGCCGACCGCACCGGGGTGGTCACCTCCTACGCGCTGTTCAACCTGCAGGAGCGGGGCACCTTGTTCGTCGGCCCGGGGGCCGAGGTCTACGAGGGCATGATCGTCGGCGAGAATCCCCGCCCCGAGGACATGGACGTCAACCCCACCAAGGAGAAGAAACTCACCAACGTGCGTTCCTCCACGGGTGAGGAGCTGGAACGTCTCATCCCGCCGCGCCTGATGTCGATGGAACAGCAACTCGAGTTCTGCGCCGCCGACGAATGCCTGGAGGTCACCCCCGCGGTGGTGCGGATCCGCAAGGTGGTGCTGGGCCAGAAGGACCGCGCCCGCCTGAAGCGCAGCTGA